In the Phaeobacter gallaeciensis genome, one interval contains:
- a CDS encoding ABC transporter permease produces the protein MSDTTQSGPVLAADGTPLKRSLARALRMQKMRALMLIAPLLLFILLTFILPIGDMLFRSVENRIVSDTLPKTVVTLADWDAKIGEAPGDAVYEELYYDLFVAAEAKEHTKLGTRLNYEQTGISSLFRSSGRKVDDIGKDHVKAIERAADRALKDEALWFEIMTGGSGAAGNSDLLTAQREKMRNLTDEVFPADIGFVPGAEISELFPRMATAYTDFALFTAIIDQDVVAEEDPWESVFVAFATEVQAPGGAEKLASYSGPGAAELQAAGAALADLEPISFKAAFLDIDEDWGDVDNWRTVQTYSPKYTSGYFLNSIDMQKGPDGAEARPENQQIYITLLKRTMFMSLVITGSCILLGYPVAWILANLPTRSANLLMILVLLPFWTSLLVRTSAWKVMLQQQGVINDVLVWLGLVADDARLVMINNQFGTIVAMTHILLPFMILPMYSVMQTINPSYLRAAKSLGATNWTAFWRVYFPQSVPGIGAGSILVFILAIGYYITPEIVGGTKGVFISNRIAYHISSSLNWGLAAALGAILLVVVLVLYWAYDKIVGIDNVKLG, from the coding sequence ATGAGCGACACCACCCAATCCGGCCCGGTTCTGGCGGCTGACGGCACGCCATTGAAGCGCAGCCTGGCCCGCGCCCTGAGAATGCAAAAGATGCGTGCGCTGATGCTGATCGCACCGCTTCTGCTCTTCATCCTTCTGACCTTCATTCTCCCGATCGGCGACATGCTGTTCCGCTCGGTCGAGAACCGGATCGTTTCGGACACGCTTCCCAAGACCGTGGTCACCCTTGCCGACTGGGACGCCAAAATCGGTGAAGCCCCCGGCGACGCGGTATATGAAGAGCTATATTACGATCTATTTGTGGCGGCAGAGGCCAAGGAGCATACCAAGCTCGGCACCCGCCTGAACTATGAACAGACCGGTATTTCCTCCCTGTTCCGCAGCAGCGGCCGCAAGGTTGATGACATCGGCAAAGATCACGTCAAAGCCATCGAACGCGCTGCAGATCGCGCCCTCAAGGATGAGGCGCTCTGGTTCGAAATCATGACCGGCGGCAGTGGCGCGGCGGGCAATTCCGATCTGCTGACCGCACAGCGCGAAAAGATGCGCAATCTCACGGATGAGGTTTTCCCGGCCGATATCGGCTTTGTTCCCGGCGCCGAGATTTCCGAACTCTTCCCGCGCATGGCGACCGCCTATACCGATTTCGCGCTGTTCACGGCGATCATCGATCAGGATGTCGTGGCCGAAGAAGATCCCTGGGAAAGCGTTTTCGTGGCTTTTGCCACCGAAGTACAGGCCCCCGGTGGTGCTGAAAAACTGGCCAGCTACAGCGGCCCCGGCGCGGCTGAATTGCAGGCCGCAGGCGCAGCACTGGCCGATCTGGAGCCGATTTCCTTCAAGGCAGCCTTCCTCGACATCGACGAAGACTGGGGCGATGTCGACAACTGGCGCACCGTCCAGACCTACAGCCCGAAATATACCAGCGGCTATTTCCTGAACTCCATCGACATGCAGAAAGGCCCGGATGGCGCCGAAGCGCGTCCCGAAAACCAGCAGATCTATATCACGCTGCTCAAGCGTACGATGTTCATGTCTCTGGTGATCACGGGTTCCTGCATTCTGCTAGGGTACCCGGTGGCCTGGATCCTTGCGAACCTGCCGACACGCTCGGCCAACTTGCTGATGATCCTGGTGCTGCTGCCTTTCTGGACCTCGCTTCTGGTGCGGACATCGGCGTGGAAGGTGATGCTGCAGCAACAGGGCGTCATCAACGACGTGCTGGTCTGGCTGGGGCTTGTGGCGGATGACGCCCGGCTGGTGATGATCAACAACCAGTTCGGTACCATCGTGGCGATGACCCACATCCTGCTGCCCTTCATGATCCTGCCGATGTATTCGGTGATGCAGACGATCAACCCGTCCTACCTGCGCGCGGCGAAGTCGCTGGGCGCGACCAACTGGACGGCCTTCTGGCGGGTATATTTCCCGCAGTCGGTGCCCGGTATCGGCGCTGGGTCGATCCTCGTCTTCATTCTGGCCATCGGCTACTACATCACCCCGGAAATCGTTGGCGGCACCAAGGGTGTCTTCATCTCGAACCGGATCGCCTATCACATCTCGTCTTCGCTGAACTGGGGCCTCGCGGCTGCACTTGGCGCGATCCTTCTGGTCGTCGTTCTGGTGCTCTACTGGGCCTATGACAAGATCGTCGGCATCGACAACGTGAAACTGGGATAA
- a CDS encoding ABC transporter permease encodes MALTPVTNQTPGFTAAVAAGAGAFFGLFVGTAQATGLIGILVGGAILGVLGFVFAGMTDKEKPLRWATFALFLVLGYLFGGLPAAVVGGLFGWFAGWFIFWLATSRYRAHLPPYLTPGQVLWHYSFRVICGVIFVFLITPILVVMPLSFNAENFFTFTPEMLRFDPAGYSLKHYKDFFSNDDWQQALWNSIKIAPMATILSVSFGTLAAIGLSQPHVPFRRAIMAILISPMIVPLIISAAGMYFFYSRIGMQGTYFGVVLAHAALGIPFVIITVTATLVGFDRSLTRAAANMGADPVTTFFRVQMPLILPGVISGGLFAFITSFDEVVVVLFVGSAGQKTLPWQMFTGLREQISPTILAVATILVGISICLLTVLELLRRRSERLRGMSPG; translated from the coding sequence ATGGCATTGACTCCTGTTACAAATCAAACCCCCGGTTTCACCGCTGCCGTGGCAGCCGGCGCCGGAGCCTTCTTTGGTCTCTTCGTGGGCACCGCTCAGGCCACCGGCCTGATCGGGATCCTCGTCGGCGGCGCCATCCTGGGCGTACTTGGATTTGTCTTTGCGGGTATGACCGACAAGGAAAAACCGCTGCGCTGGGCGACCTTTGCGCTGTTCCTGGTGCTGGGCTACCTGTTCGGCGGGCTGCCCGCCGCGGTGGTGGGCGGCTTGTTCGGCTGGTTCGCGGGCTGGTTCATCTTCTGGCTGGCGACCTCGCGCTACCGGGCGCATCTGCCGCCCTATCTGACCCCCGGTCAGGTGCTGTGGCACTATAGCTTCCGGGTGATCTGCGGCGTTATCTTCGTCTTCCTGATCACGCCGATCCTCGTGGTGATGCCGCTCAGCTTCAACGCCGAGAACTTCTTCACTTTCACTCCGGAAATGCTGCGCTTTGATCCGGCTGGCTATTCGCTGAAGCACTACAAGGACTTCTTCAGCAATGATGACTGGCAGCAGGCGCTGTGGAACTCGATCAAGATCGCGCCGATGGCGACGATCCTGTCGGTGAGCTTCGGCACTCTGGCGGCAATCGGTCTGAGCCAGCCGCACGTACCCTTCCGCCGCGCGATCATGGCGATCCTGATCTCTCCGATGATCGTGCCGCTGATCATCTCGGCTGCGGGCATGTATTTCTTCTACAGCCGCATCGGGATGCAGGGCACCTATTTCGGCGTGGTTCTGGCCCACGCGGCGCTTGGCATTCCCTTCGTGATCATCACCGTGACCGCGACACTGGTCGGCTTTGACCGCTCGCTGACCCGTGCTGCGGCGAACATGGGCGCCGATCCGGTGACCACCTTCTTCCGGGTGCAGATGCCGCTGATCTTGCCCGGTGTGATTTCCGGTGGTCTCTTTGCCTTCATCACCTCCTTTGACGAGGTGGTCGTGGTGCTCTTTGTCGGCTCCGCCGGTCAGAAGACGTTGCCGTGGCAGATGTTCACCGGCCTGCGCGAACAGATCTCGCCCACCATTCTGGCGGTTGCGACCATCCTTGTGGGGATCTCAATCTGCCTGCTGACGGTGCTGGAACTGCTGCGTCGCCGCTCCGAACGTCTGCGCGGCATGAGCCCGGGCTGA
- a CDS encoding extracellular solute-binding protein: MKLTKLTALAATTALCAPMAFAEMADEMTIVSWGGAYSNSQLKAYHEPYAEKTGVKIINDESSAEAVAKLRAMNEAGNVTWDVVDVVAADAMRLCDEGLAMEIDADEQLAAAPDGTPASEDFGELLVSDCFIPQIVYSTTFGYRTDMVGDTPPDDICDVFDLEAYPGKRALEKRPINNMEWALLCDGVAKDEVYDVLETEEGQEQALAKLDTIKDSVIWWSAGADTPQLLADGEVVMGSTYNGRLFSVIEEQKQPVAMMWDAQVFDLDGWIIPAGLSDERKARALDYIMFATDTQRLADQAKYISYGPARASSAPLVGKHAELGIDMAPHMPTDPANAKNTFLYNYEFWADYRDDIDAKFQAWLAK; the protein is encoded by the coding sequence ATGAAACTCACCAAACTGACAGCCCTTGCCGCCACGACGGCGCTCTGCGCGCCGATGGCGTTCGCAGAAATGGCAGACGAGATGACCATTGTGTCCTGGGGTGGCGCATATTCGAACTCCCAGCTGAAGGCCTATCACGAGCCCTATGCTGAAAAGACCGGCGTCAAGATCATCAACGACGAAAGCTCGGCCGAAGCGGTTGCGAAGCTGCGCGCGATGAACGAAGCGGGCAACGTGACCTGGGACGTGGTTGACGTGGTTGCTGCGGACGCGATGCGTCTGTGCGACGAAGGTCTGGCGATGGAAATCGACGCGGATGAGCAACTGGCCGCCGCGCCCGATGGCACCCCGGCCTCCGAAGACTTCGGCGAACTGCTGGTGTCCGACTGCTTCATCCCGCAGATCGTTTACTCGACCACCTTCGGCTACCGCACTGACATGGTAGGCGATACGCCTCCGGATGACATCTGCGACGTCTTCGACCTGGAAGCCTATCCGGGCAAGCGCGCTCTGGAGAAGCGTCCGATCAACAACATGGAATGGGCTCTGCTCTGCGACGGCGTTGCAAAGGACGAAGTCTATGACGTGCTGGAGACCGAAGAAGGTCAAGAGCAGGCCCTGGCCAAGCTCGACACCATCAAGGACAGCGTGATCTGGTGGTCTGCTGGCGCCGACACTCCGCAGCTGCTGGCTGACGGCGAAGTCGTGATGGGCTCCACCTACAACGGTCGTCTGTTCTCGGTCATTGAAGAGCAGAAGCAGCCCGTCGCCATGATGTGGGACGCGCAGGTGTTCGACCTGGACGGCTGGATCATTCCGGCAGGTCTGTCCGACGAGCGTAAAGCACGCGCGCTGGACTACATCATGTTCGCAACCGACACTCAGCGTCTGGCGGATCAGGCCAAGTACATCTCCTACGGTCCGGCCCGTGCGTCCTCCGCTCCGCTGGTTGGCAAGCACGCCGAACTGGGCATCGACATGGCGCCGCACATGCCGACCGATCCGGCAAACGCAAAGAACACGTTCCTCTACAACTACGAGTTCTGGGCTGACTACCGCGACGACATCGACGCCAAATTCCAGGCGTGGCTGGCCAAGTAA
- the rnr gene encoding ribonuclease R — MTRIPSKAEILDWISAHPTQNSKRDIAKAFGIKGADRIDLKRVLKELEAEGHLEKRRKTYRDPEQLPPVTILTVKRPDRDGDLFGRPMEWHGEGVEPIILLMPRASDPALGEGDRILARLTAVKGADHNYEARLIRRIGTNPKRVLGVFRTGAEGGRIVPIDKSSSTEWSVAPDATGGAKDGELVEAEQAGPKTRLGLPRARVVERLGDPSAPKAVSLIAIHQHGIPDQFPDQVMAEADAAKPIGLKGREDLRDLPLITIDPVDARDRDDACFAEADTDPKNPGGHVIWVAIADVAAYVRPGSALDREARKRGNSSYFPDRVVPMLPDRLSGDLCSLHENVPRASVVVRMQVDAEGNKIGHRFMRALINSSAALSYQEVQDAMDGRPSEKTEPLLEDVIKPLYAAYRALTKARAARQPLDLDLPERRIVLDEDGQVASVNFRDRLEAHRLIEEFMVLANVAAAETLIKKRTPLVFRVHEEPAPEKLEALRETAQAAGLNLAKGQVLQTRHLNALLNAAAGTDDAELINISTLRSMQQAYYNPENFGHFGLALRNYAHFTSPIRRYADLIVHRALITAHGWGPDNGKDGLTPDEIERLDDTATHISETERRSMIAERDTTDRYLAAYLSERVGNEFTGRISGIARFGAFVKLDETHADGLVPVRTIGREFFHFDADAGTLMGADTGLTLAIGQRVTVRLTQAAPVTGGLELELLSIEDQALPKGGSGRGRRSPAGRTVKRKAAKSKHKAAKTKRKVERKRRK, encoded by the coding sequence ATGACCCGTATCCCCTCCAAGGCCGAAATCCTCGACTGGATTTCCGCCCACCCGACCCAGAACTCGAAACGCGACATTGCCAAGGCCTTTGGCATCAAGGGGGCTGACCGTATCGACCTCAAGCGCGTGTTGAAGGAACTGGAGGCCGAAGGGCACCTAGAGAAGCGCAGGAAAACCTACCGCGATCCAGAACAATTGCCGCCCGTCACCATCCTGACGGTCAAACGTCCGGACCGGGACGGCGATCTGTTTGGCCGCCCGATGGAATGGCACGGCGAAGGGGTGGAACCCATTATCCTGCTGATGCCGCGCGCCTCGGATCCCGCATTGGGGGAGGGCGACCGGATCCTGGCCCGGCTGACCGCCGTCAAAGGCGCGGATCACAATTACGAAGCCCGGCTGATCCGCCGTATCGGTACCAACCCCAAACGGGTGCTTGGCGTCTTTCGCACCGGTGCCGAAGGGGGCCGGATCGTTCCGATCGACAAATCCAGCTCGACCGAATGGAGCGTGGCGCCGGATGCAACGGGCGGCGCCAAGGATGGTGAACTGGTCGAGGCCGAACAGGCCGGTCCCAAGACCCGTCTGGGCCTGCCGCGCGCGCGCGTCGTCGAACGTCTGGGCGATCCATCGGCACCCAAGGCGGTATCGCTGATCGCGATCCACCAGCACGGCATTCCCGATCAATTCCCCGATCAGGTCATGGCCGAGGCGGACGCCGCCAAACCCATTGGCCTGAAAGGACGCGAAGACCTGCGTGATCTGCCGCTGATCACCATCGACCCGGTGGATGCGCGCGACCGCGACGATGCCTGTTTCGCCGAAGCCGACACCGATCCCAAGAACCCCGGCGGGCATGTGATCTGGGTCGCGATTGCCGATGTGGCCGCCTATGTGCGCCCCGGCTCCGCATTGGACCGCGAGGCGCGCAAACGGGGCAACTCCAGCTATTTCCCTGACCGCGTGGTGCCGATGCTGCCGGACCGGCTGTCGGGCGATCTGTGCTCGCTGCACGAAAACGTGCCGCGCGCCTCTGTGGTGGTGCGGATGCAGGTCGACGCCGAGGGCAACAAGATCGGCCATCGCTTCATGCGGGCGCTGATAAACTCCAGCGCCGCGCTCAGCTATCAAGAAGTGCAGGACGCCATGGACGGGCGCCCCAGCGAGAAGACCGAGCCCCTTCTGGAGGACGTGATCAAGCCGCTTTATGCCGCCTATCGCGCCCTGACCAAGGCCCGCGCCGCGCGCCAGCCGCTGGATCTGGACCTGCCGGAACGGCGCATCGTGCTGGATGAAGACGGACAGGTCGCCTCGGTCAATTTCCGTGACCGGCTGGAGGCGCACCGACTGATCGAGGAATTCATGGTGCTTGCCAATGTCGCGGCTGCCGAGACCCTGATCAAGAAACGCACCCCGCTGGTGTTCCGCGTCCACGAAGAACCGGCGCCGGAGAAGCTGGAAGCGCTGCGCGAAACAGCGCAGGCGGCAGGTCTGAACCTCGCCAAGGGACAGGTGCTGCAAACCCGGCATCTGAACGCGCTGCTCAATGCGGCGGCGGGCACGGACGATGCAGAGCTGATCAATATCTCGACCCTTCGGTCGATGCAGCAGGCCTATTACAACCCTGAAAACTTTGGCCATTTCGGGCTGGCCCTTCGCAACTACGCGCATTTCACATCCCCCATCCGGCGTTATGCGGATCTGATCGTGCACCGGGCGCTGATTACCGCCCATGGCTGGGGGCCAGACAATGGCAAGGATGGCCTCACCCCTGATGAAATCGAGCGGTTGGACGACACCGCCACTCATATTTCCGAGACCGAGCGCCGCTCGATGATCGCGGAACGTGACACCACGGACCGCTATCTGGCGGCCTACCTGTCGGAACGGGTCGGCAATGAATTTACCGGCCGGATCAGCGGCATTGCTCGGTTCGGCGCCTTCGTGAAACTGGATGAAACCCATGCCGACGGGCTGGTTCCCGTGCGCACCATCGGACGCGAGTTCTTCCATTTCGATGCTGATGCCGGGACGCTGATGGGGGCCGATACCGGTCTCACGCTTGCCATCGGTCAGCGCGTCACAGTCAGGCTGACACAGGCCGCGCCGGTCACCGGCGGTTTGGAGCTGGAGTTGTTGTCGATCGAGGATCAGGCCCTGCCCAAAGGTGGCAGTGGGCGCGGACGACGCAGCCCGGCGGGCCGCACCGTCAAACGCAAGGCGGCAAAATCCAAACACAAGGCCGCCAAGACCAAGCGCAAGGTCGAACGCAAACGCCGCAAGTAA
- a CDS encoding GntR family transcriptional regulator, giving the protein MTEITSSAQNAEDGAAKTPAHEAVYQKLRAQILFGELAPGQAVTIQGLTAALGVGMTPVREAIRRLISDGALVFQGNRRVSVPLLRTSDVKEIIFARKTIECELVRLATTQVSDADIAELERIDTALDQAISAGDVPGYLAQNYSFHTALYSRAAAPILTDLADRLWLRFGPSLRVVCGRFGTQSFPDRHKDILEALRRRDPEMAALAMERDVCQGMDQVSMGLDPDN; this is encoded by the coding sequence GTGACAGAGATCACATCTTCGGCCCAGAATGCAGAAGACGGCGCGGCGAAAACGCCGGCCCATGAGGCCGTGTATCAAAAGCTGCGCGCGCAGATCCTGTTCGGTGAACTGGCGCCGGGGCAGGCGGTAACGATCCAGGGTTTGACTGCGGCTTTGGGGGTTGGGATGACACCGGTCCGCGAGGCGATCCGTCGACTTATCTCGGATGGGGCGCTGGTGTTTCAGGGTAACCGGCGTGTTTCCGTTCCCCTGCTGCGGACATCGGATGTCAAAGAGATTATTTTCGCAAGAAAAACAATTGAGTGTGAGCTTGTCAGGCTCGCAACAACACAGGTTTCGGACGCCGATATCGCTGAGCTGGAGCGTATCGACACGGCGCTGGATCAGGCGATTTCCGCAGGCGATGTGCCGGGGTATCTGGCGCAGAACTACAGTTTCCACACCGCATTATACAGTCGCGCCGCCGCTCCGATCCTGACCGATCTTGCGGACCGCCTGTGGCTGCGCTTTGGCCCGTCCCTGCGGGTGGTCTGTGGCCGCTTTGGCACCCAGAGCTTTCCGGACCGTCACAAGGACATCCTTGAGGCCTTGCGTCGCAGGGATCCCGAAATGGCTGCTTTGGCGATGGAGCGGGACGTTTGTCAGGGCATGGATCAGGTCAGCATGGGGCTGGATCCGGACAACTGA
- a CDS encoding aspartate aminotransferase family protein, which translates to MNAITNHMPTAELQALDAAHHMHPFTANGELAEKGARIITRASGVTLTDSEGNEILDAMAGLWCVNIGYGRDELADVAARQMRELPYYNTFFQTSHVPVIALANKIAELAPGDLNHVFFAGSGSEANDTNIRMVRHYWALKGKPTKSIIISRKNAYHGSSVGSGSLGGMSAMHEQGGLPIPDIHHINQPHWWAEGGDTSPEEFGLQRAQELEEAILELGEDRVAAFIAEPVQGAGGVIVPPETYWPEIQRICDKYEILLIADEVICGFGRTGNWFGSQTMGIRPDIMTIAKGLSSGYAPIGGSVVSDEVAAVIASDEFNHGYTYSGHPVSSAVALENLRILEEENVVGHVQDVAAPYLKEKWEALIDHPLVGEAKIVGMMGSIALTPNKEARAAFAAPAGTVGYICRERCFANNLIMRHVGDRMIISPPLVMTPAEIDTLIERARLSLDECYAALKEQDLLHSA; encoded by the coding sequence ATGAATGCGATCACCAACCACATGCCGACGGCCGAATTGCAGGCCCTGGACGCCGCGCACCACATGCATCCCTTCACCGCCAATGGTGAACTGGCGGAAAAAGGCGCCCGGATCATCACCCGCGCGAGCGGCGTCACGCTGACCGATAGTGAAGGCAACGAGATCCTCGACGCGATGGCGGGCCTGTGGTGCGTCAACATCGGCTATGGCCGTGACGAGCTGGCCGATGTCGCCGCCCGTCAGATGCGCGAGCTGCCTTATTACAATACCTTCTTCCAGACCTCGCATGTGCCGGTCATCGCTCTGGCCAACAAGATTGCGGAACTGGCGCCCGGTGATCTCAACCATGTATTCTTTGCCGGGTCGGGATCTGAGGCGAATGACACCAACATCCGCATGGTGCGTCACTACTGGGCGCTGAAGGGCAAACCGACTAAATCCATCATCATCAGCCGCAAGAACGCCTATCACGGCTCTTCGGTTGGCAGCGGCAGCCTGGGCGGGATGTCGGCGATGCATGAACAGGGCGGCCTGCCGATCCCGGATATTCACCATATCAACCAACCGCATTGGTGGGCTGAGGGTGGTGACACCTCCCCCGAAGAGTTCGGCCTGCAGCGCGCGCAGGAACTGGAAGAGGCGATTCTGGAACTGGGCGAAGACCGCGTTGCAGCCTTTATCGCCGAACCAGTTCAGGGTGCGGGCGGCGTTATTGTGCCGCCGGAAACCTACTGGCCGGAAATTCAGCGCATCTGCGATAAATACGAGATCCTGCTGATCGCGGATGAGGTGATCTGTGGCTTTGGCCGCACCGGAAACTGGTTCGGCAGCCAGACCATGGGCATCCGCCCGGACATCATGACCATCGCCAAGGGGCTTAGCTCGGGCTACGCGCCGATCGGTGGCTCGGTGGTGTCGGATGAGGTCGCCGCCGTGATCGCGAGCGACGAATTCAATCACGGCTATACCTATTCCGGGCACCCGGTGTCCTCGGCGGTGGCGCTGGAAAACCTGCGCATTCTCGAAGAGGAAAACGTGGTTGGTCACGTGCAGGATGTGGCTGCGCCCTATCTGAAAGAGAAGTGGGAGGCGCTGATTGATCACCCGCTGGTGGGTGAGGCCAAGATCGTTGGTATGATGGGCTCAATCGCACTGACACCGAACAAAGAAGCGCGGGCTGCCTTTGCTGCACCTGCCGGAACGGTGGGCTATATCTGCCGCGAACGGTGCTTTGCCAATAATTTGATCATGCGCCATGTGGGCGACCGGATGATTATCTCTCCTCCGCTGGTCATGACCCCGGCCGAGATCGATACCCTGATCGAACGAGCTCGCCTGTCGCTGGACGAATGCTATGCCGCACTGAAAGAGCAGGACCTGCTGCACAGCGCCTGA
- a CDS encoding lytic murein transglycosylase, producing MRIWMKAAALAATGAVAAQAGPDESLRPPERPVERGAPAPDGSYQLAAAISLRPLSRPNGLAPGIAQDDQVEPVAANSGFQAWINGFRRRAMAQGISSSTLNRAFRGVEYDNDVIRRDRNQSEFTKTIWEYLDSAVSDSRVKNGKKALREQRRRLNRIEATYGVDKEVVIAVWGMESNYGNHRGNMNVIQSLATLAYDGRRGRFFEKQLIAALKILQSGDVAPRKMTGSWAGAMGHTQFIPTSYLAYAVDFTGDGKRDIWSEDPSDALASTAAYLKRFGWVKGQPWGVEVQLPRGFNYGLASRSVKKSPAEWARLGVVGTNGRAVPNHGTASILLPAGGNGAAFMIFKNFSVIERYNAADAYVIGVGHLSDRIAGGPAIQAKWPRGDRSLNFRERKELQQRLSRAGFNTGGVDGKIGPKTLAAIRSYQASKGLIPDGYASLKLLRRLR from the coding sequence ATGCGGATCTGGATGAAGGCGGCAGCCCTTGCCGCGACCGGCGCAGTTGCAGCACAGGCCGGACCCGACGAATCGCTGCGCCCCCCGGAGCGCCCTGTCGAACGCGGCGCCCCGGCGCCCGACGGCTCTTACCAGCTGGCGGCGGCGATCTCGTTGCGCCCCCTGAGCCGCCCGAACGGGCTAGCGCCGGGAATTGCCCAGGACGATCAGGTCGAACCGGTCGCCGCCAACAGTGGCTTTCAGGCCTGGATCAACGGCTTCCGACGCCGGGCCATGGCGCAAGGGATTTCCTCCTCGACACTGAACCGCGCCTTTCGCGGGGTGGAGTATGACAACGACGTCATTCGCCGCGACCGCAACCAGTCCGAGTTCACCAAGACGATCTGGGAATACCTAGACAGCGCCGTCTCGGACTCCCGGGTCAAGAACGGCAAAAAGGCCCTGCGTGAACAGCGGCGGCGGCTGAACCGGATCGAAGCCACCTATGGCGTCGACAAGGAGGTCGTGATCGCCGTCTGGGGCATGGAAAGCAATTATGGCAACCACCGCGGCAATATGAACGTCATTCAGTCACTGGCGACGCTGGCCTACGACGGTCGCCGCGGGCGGTTCTTTGAAAAGCAGCTGATCGCAGCGCTGAAGATCCTGCAATCGGGCGATGTCGCACCGCGCAAGATGACCGGCAGCTGGGCCGGGGCCATGGGGCACACCCAGTTCATACCCACCTCTTATCTGGCCTATGCTGTGGATTTCACTGGCGATGGCAAACGCGACATCTGGTCGGAAGACCCCTCTGATGCGCTGGCCTCGACCGCTGCTTATCTGAAGCGGTTCGGCTGGGTCAAAGGCCAGCCCTGGGGCGTTGAAGTGCAGCTACCGCGCGGGTTCAACTATGGTCTGGCCAGCCGATCGGTGAAGAAATCTCCCGCGGAATGGGCCCGGCTGGGTGTCGTTGGAACCAACGGGCGCGCCGTTCCCAACCATGGCACGGCCTCGATCTTGCTGCCCGCCGGCGGGAATGGCGCGGCCTTCATGATCTTCAAGAATTTCTCGGTCATCGAGCGCTATAACGCCGCCGATGCCTATGTGATCGGGGTGGGGCACCTGTCCGACCGCATCGCAGGCGGACCGGCGATCCAGGCGAAATGGCCGCGCGGGGACCGGTCGCTGAATTTCCGGGAACGCAAGGAGCTGCAGCAGCGCCTGTCGCGGGCCGGTTTCAACACCGGCGGCGTCGATGGGAAGATCGGCCCCAAGACGCTGGCCGCGATCCGCAGCTATCAGGCCTCCAAAGGTCTGATCCCGGATGGTTATGCCTCGCTCAAACTGCTGCGCCGCCTGCGCTGA
- a CDS encoding ABC transporter ATP-binding protein, translating into MADASNSDAFVEFERVQKSYDGETLVVKGLNLVMPKGEFLTMLGPSGSGKTTCLMMLAGFETATHGDIRLGGVSINNIPPHKRGIGMVFQNYALFPHMTIAENLSFPLEVRKMGKSEREEKVKRALDMVEMGAFGGRRPAQLSGGQQQRVALARALVFEPELVLMDEPLGALDKQLREKMQFEITDLAHRLGITVVYVTHDQTEALTMSDRVAVFDDGRIQQLAPPDQLYEEPENSFVAQFIGENNTLEGTVKEINNGLALVQLDGGELIDCKPINVSQPGERTRVSIRPERVEYNKERLQEGAHTLKAEVLEFIYMGDIFRTRLRVAGNDEFIIKTRNAPDQVRLKPGQQIEIGWLPEDCRALDA; encoded by the coding sequence TTGGCTGATGCGTCAAACAGTGATGCGTTCGTTGAATTCGAACGTGTCCAAAAGAGTTATGATGGCGAAACGCTCGTCGTCAAAGGCCTTAACCTGGTGATGCCTAAAGGTGAGTTTCTGACAATGCTTGGGCCGTCTGGCTCTGGCAAGACAACTTGCCTTATGATGCTTGCCGGATTTGAAACCGCCACCCACGGGGATATCCGTCTGGGCGGTGTTTCGATCAACAACATTCCGCCGCACAAGCGTGGCATCGGCATGGTGTTCCAGAACTATGCGCTGTTCCCGCATATGACCATCGCCGAGAACCTCAGCTTTCCGCTGGAAGTCCGCAAGATGGGCAAGTCCGAGCGTGAAGAGAAGGTCAAGCGTGCGCTGGACATGGTGGAAATGGGCGCCTTTGGCGGCCGCCGCCCTGCGCAGCTTTCGGGTGGTCAGCAGCAGCGGGTCGCTCTGGCACGCGCGCTCGTGTTCGAACCCGAACTGGTTCTGATGGACGAACCGCTGGGCGCGCTGGACAAACAGCTGCGCGAAAAGATGCAGTTCGAGATCACCGATCTTGCCCACCGTCTGGGCATTACCGTGGTCTATGTGACCCACGACCAGACCGAAGCGCTGACCATGTCAGACCGCGTTGCTGTGTTCGACGATGGCCGTATTCAGCAGCTGGCGCCGCCGGATCAGCTTTATGAAGAGCCGGAAAACAGCTTCGTCGCGCAGTTCATTGGTGAGAACAACACCCTTGAAGGCACCGTGAAAGAGATCAACAACGGTCTTGCTCTGGTGCAGCTGGATGGTGGCGAATTGATCGACTGCAAGCCGATCAACGTGTCCCAGCCTGGCGAGCGCACCCGCGTTTCCATCCGCCCCGAACGGGTCGAATACAACAAGGAACGCCTGCAGGAAGGCGCCCACACCCTGAAGGCCGAAGTGCTGGAGTTCATCTACATGGGTGACATCTTCCGTACCCGTCTGCGGGTGGCGGGAAATGACGAATTCATTATCAAGACACGGAACGCACCGGACCAGGTTCGCCTGAAGCCGGGCCAGCAGATTGAAATCGGCTGGCTGCCCGAAGACTGCCGCGCGCTGGACGCCTGA